A region from the Anomaloglossus baeobatrachus isolate aAnoBae1 chromosome 11, aAnoBae1.hap1, whole genome shotgun sequence genome encodes:
- the LOC142256249 gene encoding nicotinamide N-methyltransferase-like encodes MDSGCFKFYHEDSFDSRNHLDTYLSNSEEAGFIEDILTFPIENLHKMFREGHIKGDILIDLSKGSMVHYLYAACEFFEHILVLKISDRCIIELKRWVNEHTGAFDWQHAAKLHVDIEGNSEKIKEIEANVRSALQHVVKCDLKKENIIEPMVLPEADCVISAFLLDVISKNHDDYRKCLGKFLKLLKPGGHIILIEVLDATYFTIGKDKVHYLKHDENLPRDALVKEGFIIDCCEVKNAAFVSDLTDYKGVMFIVAHREK; translated from the exons ATGGATTCCGGCTGCTTTAAGTTCTATCATGAAGATAGCTTTGATTCCAGAAACCATCTGGACACCTACCTTTCAAATAGCGAAGAAGCTGGCTTTATAGAAGATATTTTGACATTTCCCATTGAGAACCTTCACAAAATGTTCAGAGAGG GTCATATTAAAGGAGACATCTTGATAGACCTCAGCAAAGGCTCCATGGTTCATTATTTATATGCAGCCTGTGAGTTTTTTGAGCATATACTAGTGCTGAAGATCAGTGACAGATGCATCATTGAGCTGAAGAGATGGGTGAATGAACATACAGGAGCGTTTGATTGGCAGCACGCCGCAAAACTTCATGTAGACATTGAAGGAAACAG TGAAAAGATAAAGGAAATAGAGGCAAACGTGAGATCAGCCCTTCAGCATGTTGTGAAATGTGACCTCAAGAAAGAAAACATCATAGAACCAATGGTCTTACCAGAAGCAGATTGTGTCATCAGTGCTTTTTTATTAGATGTTATCAGCAAAAACCACGATGATTACAGAAAATGTCTTGGGAAGTTTTTAAAGTTGTTGAAACCTGGAGGACACATTATATTAATTGAAGTTTTAGATGCAACATATTTCACAATTGGAAAAGACAAGGTTCATTATCTCAAACATGATGAGAATTTACCTCGAGATGCCCTAGTTAAGGAAGGATTCATCATTGACTGCTGCGAGGTTAAGAATGCGGCATTTGTGAGTGACCTCACTGACTATAAGGGCGTCATGTTTATTGTAGCTCACAGGGAGAAGTAG